The Aliiroseovarius pelagivivens genome contains a region encoding:
- a CDS encoding tyrosine recombinase XerC, with translation MSGGGSLHIPPGTRDALILFLDQKRALDAASENTIKAYRADIGGFLAFMATHLDGEAGRGALARVSISDMRAWMASERGRGVSTRSLARALSAVKSFYSWLSEQDGFDATAVLSTRSPKFAKKLPRPLSPDAAQAVRDIAPLQSRHDWVGARDLAVVTLLYGCGLRISEALSLTGADAPLNEVLRIRGKGNKERLVPVLPAARDAVEAYRTLCPHPEAPELPLFRGVRGGALNPRQVQLMMQQVRLQLGLPATATPHALRHSFATHLLASGGDLRAIQELLGHASLSTTQGYTALDTSKLVEVYNAAHPRA, from the coding sequence ATGAGTGGCGGGGGCTCGTTGCATATCCCCCCCGGAACACGGGACGCGCTGATCCTGTTTCTGGACCAGAAGCGGGCACTTGATGCAGCGTCCGAGAACACGATCAAAGCCTATCGAGCCGATATCGGTGGATTTCTAGCCTTTATGGCCACCCATCTGGACGGCGAGGCCGGGCGCGGCGCGTTAGCGCGTGTGTCGATCAGCGACATGCGGGCATGGATGGCATCCGAACGCGGTCGCGGCGTCAGCACGCGCAGTTTGGCCCGGGCTTTGTCCGCGGTCAAAAGCTTCTATAGCTGGCTAAGCGAACAAGATGGGTTTGACGCAACAGCCGTCCTGTCCACACGAAGCCCTAAATTTGCAAAGAAACTGCCCCGCCCACTTTCGCCGGACGCCGCACAGGCCGTGCGTGATATCGCCCCCTTGCAATCGAGACACGACTGGGTCGGCGCACGAGACCTTGCGGTCGTGACCCTTCTTTATGGTTGTGGACTTCGCATATCCGAAGCTCTGAGCCTGACGGGTGCCGACGCGCCCCTGAACGAGGTTCTGCGCATTCGCGGCAAGGGCAACAAGGAACGGCTGGTGCCCGTTTTGCCTGCGGCCCGCGACGCGGTCGAGGCATATCGCACTCTTTGCCCCCACCCCGAAGCCCCGGAACTTCCGCTGTTTCGAGGCGTGCGCGGCGGGGCTTTGAACCCGCGACAGGTGCAGTTGATGATGCAGCAGGTGCGCCTGCAATTGGGGCTGCCGGCCACCGCCACGCCCCATGCGCTGCGCCACAGCTTTGCCACGCATCTGTTGGCCTCGGGCGGAGATCTACGCGCCATTCAAGAGCTTCTAGGCCATGCCAGCCTGTCAACCACGCAGGGCTATACGGCGCTTGATACATCGAAGCTGGTCGAAGTTTATAACGCCGCCCATCCTCGCGCCTGA
- a CDS encoding CDP-alcohol phosphatidyltransferase family protein — protein MNIQTKALLVHLLTATGAVFAMLAMLAAVDEKWGLMFLWLVVAFIVDGIDGPLARRYQVKVNAPQYDGVLMDLIIDYLTYVFIPAYALFKSGLMHGWTGWFAIIVITFASVVYFADTRMKTKDNSFSGFPGCWNMVILVLFATEPNFWVMTALVTAIAIAMFLPLKFIHPVRTERWRSVSLPMALAWTGFAGWAAWVDFHPESWAHWGLVVTSIYLLGAGIAQQIIPEKA, from the coding sequence ATGAATATCCAGACCAAAGCCCTGCTCGTCCATCTGCTGACCGCTACCGGAGCCGTTTTCGCCATGCTGGCAATGCTGGCCGCCGTAGACGAGAAATGGGGACTGATGTTCCTGTGGCTTGTGGTTGCCTTCATCGTAGACGGTATCGACGGCCCCTTGGCACGCAGGTATCAGGTCAAGGTCAACGCGCCGCAATATGACGGCGTGTTGATGGACCTGATCATCGACTATCTGACGTATGTGTTCATCCCCGCCTATGCGCTTTTCAAGTCCGGCCTCATGCACGGGTGGACCGGCTGGTTCGCGATCATCGTGATCACCTTTGCCAGCGTCGTGTACTTCGCAGATACGCGGATGAAGACCAAAGATAACAGCTTCTCGGGCTTCCCCGGCTGCTGGAACATGGTCATCTTGGTGCTGTTCGCGACCGAGCCTAATTTCTGGGTCATGACCGCGCTGGTGACCGCCATTGCGATCGCCATGTTCCTGCCCCTGAAGTTCATCCACCCCGTGCGCACCGAGCGCTGGCGCTCTGTCAGCCTACCGATGGCCTTGGCGTGGACTGGTTTTGCAGGCTGGGCGGCTTGGGTCGATTTCCACCCGGAAAGCTGGGCGCATTGGGGATTGGTTGTAACGTCGATCTACCTGCTGGGAGCAGGGATCGCGCAGCAGATCATTCCAGAAAAAGCCTAA
- a CDS encoding molybdenum cofactor biosynthesis protein MoaE produces MTVRVQTDSFDQGAELNGFAQGRSDLGAVVSFTGVVRDEAGTLDRMEIEHYPGMTEKAIATIVDEATRRWSLADCLVIHRHGPLRPGDQIMMVVTASAHRVAAFEAAEFLMDYLKSRAPFWKKEFTKDGETDWVDAKVNDEEALKRWKE; encoded by the coding sequence ATGACCGTTCGCGTTCAAACTGACAGTTTCGATCAGGGGGCAGAGCTTAACGGCTTTGCGCAGGGTCGCAGCGATCTGGGCGCGGTTGTCAGCTTTACCGGCGTGGTTCGGGACGAGGCCGGCACGCTGGATCGGATGGAAATCGAGCACTATCCCGGCATGACGGAAAAGGCGATAGCGACCATCGTGGACGAGGCCACGCGCCGCTGGTCATTGGCGGATTGTCTTGTGATCCACCGCCACGGCCCGCTACGACCCGGTGATCAGATCATGATGGTGGTCACAGCCTCGGCGCACCGTGTGGCGGCCTTTGAAGCGGCAGAGTTTCTGATGGATTATCTGAAGTCCCGCGCGCCATTCTGGAAAAAAGAATTCACCAAGGATGGCGAAACCGATTGGGTTGACGCCAAAGTAAACGACGAAGAAGCCCTGAAGCGCTGGAAAGAGTGA
- the moaD gene encoding molybdopterin converting factor subunit 1 — translation MIDVMYFAWVRERIGEPRERVETSATTVAELIDELRAREPRYAAAFEDLSALRVALDQELSEFDAPLDGVREVAFFPPMTGG, via the coding sequence ATGATTGACGTGATGTACTTCGCTTGGGTGCGTGAACGGATTGGCGAGCCGCGCGAACGGGTTGAAACTTCTGCGACAACGGTTGCCGAACTGATCGACGAACTGCGTGCCCGCGAGCCCCGCTATGCCGCGGCCTTCGAAGACTTGTCGGCGTTGCGCGTTGCTTTGGATCAGGAGCTTTCGGAATTCGATGCTCCGCTCGACGGCGTGCGCGAGGTGGCGTTTTTCCCACCGATGACAGGTGGTTAA
- the pgsA gene encoding CDP-diacylglycerol--glycerol-3-phosphate 3-phosphatidyltransferase: MKWTLPNILTLSRLIAAPAVAIMFLYFSRPLADWLALILFLTAAATDWLDGYLARKWKQESKMGAMLDPIADKAMVVIALMVIVGYSDVYWTPWLVLPATVILFREVFVSGLREFLGDTAGTLKVTKLAKWKTTAQMVAIAVLFSRGIFEHHFGMGSFGMDADLVNQILMGEVEDVNGLRGYFHATIWSGRIGLWLLWIAGLLTLITGWDYFRKAQPHLKEDNS, translated from the coding sequence ATGAAATGGACTTTGCCTAATATCCTGACCCTGTCGCGGTTAATTGCAGCCCCGGCCGTGGCGATCATGTTCCTGTATTTTTCGCGGCCTCTGGCGGATTGGCTTGCGCTAATCTTGTTCCTGACGGCGGCGGCAACGGATTGGCTGGATGGCTATCTGGCGCGCAAATGGAAGCAGGAAAGCAAGATGGGCGCGATGCTCGATCCCATTGCCGACAAGGCGATGGTTGTGATCGCGCTGATGGTGATCGTCGGCTACTCGGATGTCTATTGGACGCCTTGGCTTGTGCTGCCTGCCACGGTGATTCTGTTTCGCGAGGTTTTTGTCTCGGGGTTGCGCGAGTTCTTGGGGGATACGGCGGGCACGTTGAAAGTGACCAAGCTGGCCAAGTGGAAAACCACCGCGCAGATGGTGGCAATCGCGGTCTTGTTCTCGCGCGGGATATTCGAACATCATTTTGGCATGGGATCGTTCGGAATGGACGCGGATCTGGTCAATCAAATCTTGATGGGCGAGGTTGAAGACGTGAATGGGCTTCGTGGCTATTTCCATGCAACCATCTGGTCAGGACGAATTGGTCTGTGGCTGTTGTGGATTGCAGGCCTGCTGACGCTGATCACCGGCTGGGACTATTTCCGTAAGGCACAGCCCCACCTGAAAGAGGACAATTCATGA
- the uvrC gene encoding excinuclease ABC subunit UvrC: protein MTRDKQDTSQVETPVQTGHEVIQSYLKTLDNSPGVYRMLDAKGRVLYVGKARSLKKRVSNYAKPTGHSARIARMISQTASMMFLTTRTETEALLLEQNLIKQLKPHFNVLLRDDKSFPNILLTGHEFPQIKKHRGARKEKGQYFGPFASADAVNRTLNQLQKVFLLRNCTDATFDARSRPCLQYQIKRCAGPCVGKIDAEGYGTLVQDAVDFLSGRTTKMQENLASEMQAASESMEFEKAAVLRDRIRALTQVQQSQGINPRGVTEADVIALHMEGGQACVQVFFIRANQNWGNRDFYPRTGAGAGTGEVLQAFVGQFYDQKDPPRLILLSDPLDELDLMAEALTEKLGRKVELSVPQRGEKSELVANAQRNARESLARKMAETATQARLLDGMAEAFGLDGPPHRVEVYDNSHIQGAHAVGAMIVAGPEGYMKSQYRKFNIKGDDLTPGDDFGMMKEVLTRRFKRLLKEDPDREGEQWPGLLLIDGGAGQVSAVHEIMEELGVTDIPMIGVAKGVDRDHGKEEFHRRGQRPFALKRNDPVLYFVQRLRDEAHRFAIGTHRAKRAKAQGATPLDEVPGVGATRKRALLQHFGSAKAVGRAGLEDLKAVDGISETLAETIYGFFHDKA, encoded by the coding sequence ATGACGCGCGATAAGCAGGACACATCTCAGGTTGAGACGCCGGTTCAGACCGGACACGAGGTGATCCAGTCTTACCTGAAAACGCTTGATAATTCGCCCGGCGTTTATCGGATGCTCGATGCCAAGGGGCGGGTTCTGTATGTCGGAAAGGCACGCAGTCTGAAAAAGCGTGTGTCGAACTATGCCAAGCCGACGGGGCATAGCGCGCGGATTGCGCGGATGATCAGCCAGACAGCCTCGATGATGTTTCTGACCACGCGGACTGAAACCGAGGCGCTGCTGCTTGAACAAAACCTGATCAAGCAATTGAAGCCGCATTTCAACGTTCTTCTGCGCGACGATAAGAGCTTCCCGAATATCCTTCTGACCGGGCATGAATTTCCACAGATCAAGAAGCACCGCGGCGCGCGCAAAGAGAAAGGTCAGTATTTTGGCCCCTTTGCCAGCGCGGACGCGGTGAACCGGACGCTGAACCAGCTGCAGAAAGTATTCCTGCTGCGCAATTGTACGGATGCCACGTTCGACGCGCGCTCGCGCCCATGTTTGCAGTATCAGATCAAACGCTGCGCGGGACCGTGTGTGGGCAAGATTGATGCCGAAGGCTATGGCACGCTGGTGCAGGACGCGGTGGATTTTCTATCGGGGCGCACGACAAAGATGCAGGAAAACCTTGCGTCCGAGATGCAGGCGGCCTCGGAATCGATGGAGTTCGAAAAGGCCGCCGTCTTGCGTGACCGGATCCGCGCGTTGACGCAGGTTCAGCAAAGCCAGGGGATCAACCCGCGCGGCGTGACCGAGGCCGATGTGATCGCGCTTCATATGGAGGGCGGTCAGGCCTGTGTGCAGGTCTTCTTCATCCGCGCCAATCAGAATTGGGGCAACCGTGATTTCTATCCGCGCACCGGCGCGGGGGCCGGGACGGGCGAAGTGTTGCAGGCCTTCGTCGGGCAGTTCTATGACCAGAAAGACCCTCCGCGGTTGATCCTTCTGTCGGACCCGTTGGATGAATTGGACCTGATGGCCGAGGCGCTGACCGAGAAGCTGGGACGCAAAGTGGAACTGTCGGTCCCCCAACGCGGCGAGAAGTCCGAGCTGGTCGCCAATGCCCAACGCAACGCGCGCGAGAGTCTTGCCCGCAAAATGGCGGAAACCGCGACGCAGGCGCGGCTTCTGGATGGCATGGCCGAGGCATTCGGTCTGGATGGACCGCCCCATAGGGTCGAGGTCTATGACAACTCGCATATTCAAGGCGCACATGCGGTCGGAGCGATGATCGTGGCTGGTCCCGAAGGGTACATGAAAAGCCAGTATCGCAAGTTCAACATCAAGGGCGATGACCTGACGCCGGGCGACGATTTCGGGATGATGAAAGAGGTTCTGACCCGCCGCTTCAAACGTTTGTTGAAAGAAGATCCCGACCGCGAAGGCGAGCAGTGGCCCGGCCTTCTGTTGATCGACGGCGGCGCCGGGCAGGTCAGCGCCGTACACGAGATCATGGAAGAACTGGGGGTCACCGATATTCCGATGATCGGCGTCGCCAAGGGTGTGGACCGCGATCATGGTAAGGAAGAGTTCCACCGTCGTGGCCAGCGCCCCTTTGCGCTGAAGCGTAATGATCCAGTGTTGTACTTCGTGCAGCGCCTGCGTGACGAAGCGCACCGCTTTGCCATCGGCACCCACCGCGCCAAGCGCGCCAAAGCTCAGGGAGCGACCCCGTTGGACGAAGTACCAGGCGTCGGCGCCACCCGCAAACGCGCCCTGCTACAGCATTTCGGATCGGCCAAGGCTGTTGGACGCGCCGGGCTTGAAGATTTGAAGGCGGTAGATGGGATTTCAGAAACTCTTGCAGAAACCATCTATGGCTTCTTCCATGACAAGGCCTGA
- a CDS encoding SDR family oxidoreductase, with translation MQVKRALVTGAGARLGRAMAVELARHGFDVAVHYSSSAEGAAQTVAEVEALGQRAVALQADFLKLNEVQALVSRAAEALGGPLSVLVNNASIFEYDRIGTVSGDSWDRHMASNLRAPLFLMQEFSQQAPKAATDEKGEQLSQALIVNMLDQRVQKLTPEFMTYSLAKHGLWTLTRTAAQALAPHVRVNGIAPGSTMIGERQTQDHFDAQRSGSILKRGPNPEDITAALSYLLTAPAVTGQMIAVDGGQHLGWQTPDVIGKPS, from the coding sequence ATGCAGGTCAAACGCGCATTGGTAACCGGGGCAGGGGCGCGACTTGGGCGTGCGATGGCCGTCGAACTTGCCCGCCATGGCTTTGATGTTGCTGTGCATTACAGCAGCTCGGCTGAGGGTGCCGCGCAGACCGTGGCCGAGGTCGAAGCTCTGGGCCAGCGCGCCGTTGCCCTTCAGGCGGACTTCCTGAAGCTGAACGAAGTTCAGGCGCTGGTGTCGCGCGCTGCCGAGGCTTTGGGCGGCCCGTTGTCTGTTCTGGTGAACAACGCCTCGATTTTTGAGTATGACCGCATCGGCACCGTGTCGGGTGACAGTTGGGATCGCCATATGGCATCGAACCTACGCGCGCCCCTGTTTCTGATGCAGGAGTTTTCTCAGCAGGCCCCAAAGGCCGCGACCGACGAAAAGGGCGAACAGTTGTCACAAGCCCTTATCGTCAACATGTTGGACCAGCGCGTACAAAAGCTGACGCCCGAGTTTATGACCTATAGCCTTGCGAAGCACGGGCTGTGGACATTGACGCGCACGGCGGCTCAGGCTCTGGCTCCGCATGTGCGGGTCAATGGGATTGCGCCGGGGTCCACGATGATCGGGGAACGACAAACGCAGGACCATTTTGACGCGCAGCGCTCGGGTTCAATTTTGAAGCGCGGACCCAACCCCGAGGACATCACCGCTGCCTTGTCCTATCTTCTTACTGCACCTGCTGTGACCGGACAGATGATAGCCGTGGATGGCGGGCAACACCTTGGCTGGCAGACCCCGGATGTCATAGGAAAACCCAGCTAA
- a CDS encoding calcium/sodium antiporter, which yields MDLIFASLGLVILLLAGDSLVRGAVNMSLRLGVPAMIVSLTIVAFGTSAPELLISIQSIAEGVPGLAMGNVVGSNTANILLVLGVPALLAGLSTKTCDSRKSYLQMMGATLLFMVLAFGGEISWPQGLALLAALGLILGSAFKEAMRHRCAVKAGLEEDCDDDEDVEGADPDMPWWKVIMFLLLGLIGLPLGADLLVDSATSIARHYGISETVIGLTLVALGTSLPELATTVMAALRKQAEVALGNVIGSNMFNLLAIIGIASLVGPIPVEPGILQFDLWVMLGASLLLAPFVFWKWHMGRVWGILLAALYIVYVLIVLGSA from the coding sequence TTGGATCTGATTTTTGCCTCGCTTGGCCTTGTGATCCTATTGCTTGCGGGCGACAGCCTTGTGCGCGGTGCCGTGAACATGTCGCTGCGCCTTGGTGTGCCTGCGATGATCGTGTCTTTGACCATCGTGGCGTTTGGTACGTCGGCGCCCGAGCTGCTGATCTCGATCCAGTCGATTGCCGAGGGCGTGCCCGGGTTGGCGATGGGGAACGTGGTCGGATCGAACACAGCCAACATCCTGTTGGTTCTGGGTGTGCCCGCCTTGCTTGCTGGGCTGTCCACCAAAACTTGTGACAGCCGGAAAAGCTATCTTCAGATGATGGGGGCCACCCTTCTGTTCATGGTCCTTGCCTTTGGCGGCGAGATCTCGTGGCCTCAGGGGCTGGCGTTGCTGGCAGCATTGGGTCTGATCCTTGGGTCCGCCTTCAAAGAGGCGATGCGCCACCGGTGCGCGGTCAAGGCCGGGCTGGAAGAGGATTGCGACGACGACGAAGATGTCGAGGGCGCCGACCCCGACATGCCTTGGTGGAAAGTCATCATGTTCCTGTTGCTGGGGTTGATCGGTTTGCCGCTGGGTGCGGACCTATTGGTGGATTCTGCCACCAGTATCGCCCGCCACTATGGCATCTCGGAGACGGTAATCGGTCTGACGCTTGTCGCGCTGGGGACCTCGCTGCCCGAGCTTGCAACCACGGTTATGGCCGCGTTGCGCAAGCAGGCTGAGGTGGCCTTGGGCAACGTGATCGGGTCGAACATGTTCAACCTGCTGGCCATTATCGGTATAGCCTCGCTTGTCGGCCCGATCCCGGTCGAGCCGGGTATCCTGCAGTTTGATCTGTGGGTCATGCTGGGGGCGTCGTTGCTGTTGGCACCCTTCGTCTTCTGGAAATGGCATATGGGCCGCGTCTGGGGCATTCTTTTGGCGGCGCTTTATATCGTCTATGTATTGATTGTTCTGGGGAGCGCCTAA
- a CDS encoding S49 family peptidase, protein MIEHLPFVKKSPTVAVIRLSGVIATGTRGQLNDAAMAPAIERAFRKGKPSAVALVINSPGGSPVQSSLIAARIRRLAAEKEIPVYGFVEDVAASGGYWLATAADEIYADESSILGSIGVISAGFGLTGLMEKVGVERRVHTAGKSKSMMDPFQPEKPDDVKRLKALQEDIHTAFKTQVESRRAGKLPEGEDLFTGDIWLGRAAIEKGLADGIGHLVPTMKDKYGDKVRFRVYGPRRGLLGRFGMRLVSDTLLGIEERAEYARFGL, encoded by the coding sequence ATGATCGAACATCTACCTTTTGTGAAGAAGTCACCCACGGTGGCCGTCATACGCTTGTCGGGTGTGATTGCCACCGGCACACGCGGACAGTTGAATGATGCCGCGATGGCCCCGGCCATCGAACGCGCCTTTCGCAAAGGCAAACCGTCTGCGGTGGCTTTGGTGATCAACTCGCCCGGCGGAAGCCCGGTGCAATCCAGCTTGATCGCCGCGCGCATTCGCCGTCTGGCCGCCGAAAAAGAGATCCCTGTCTATGGGTTCGTCGAGGATGTGGCCGCCTCGGGCGGATATTGGCTGGCGACGGCAGCAGACGAGATTTATGCAGACGAAAGCTCGATCCTTGGGTCGATCGGCGTGATTTCGGCCGGGTTTGGCTTGACCGGATTGATGGAGAAGGTCGGGGTCGAGCGTCGCGTGCACACGGCAGGCAAGTCGAAATCGATGATGGATCCGTTCCAGCCCGAAAAACCCGATGATGTGAAGCGCCTGAAAGCCTTGCAAGAAGACATTCACACAGCCTTCAAAACGCAGGTCGAATCCCGTCGCGCTGGCAAGCTGCCCGAGGGCGAAGATCTGTTTACCGGCGATATCTGGTTGGGGCGTGCAGCCATCGAAAAAGGGTTGGCCGACGGGATTGGGCATCTGGTGCCGACTATGAAAGATAAATACGGCGACAAGGTACGTTTCCGTGTCTACGGCCCGCGTCGGGGGTTGCTTGGACGGTTCGGGATGCGTCTTGTTTCTGACACCCTGCTTGGCATCGAGGAGCGCGCGGAATACGCCCGTTTTGGTCTCTAA
- a CDS encoding ABC transporter permease yields MNWNAIAAIYRFEMARTFRTLVQSVISPVLSTSLYFIVFGAAIGSRIDQVEGVSYGAFIVPGLIMLTVLTQSTSNASFGIYFPKFIGTVYELLSAPISFFEIVIGYVGAAATKAFMIGMIILVTAHFFVDLTIAHPVWMLLFLVLTCISFALLGFIIGIWAGNFEQLQLVPMLVITPLVFLGGSFYSISMLPPVWQTITLFNPVVYLISGFRWAFFGQADVALGWSFAAIILFMSACLFTIGWIFRSGYKLRS; encoded by the coding sequence ATGAACTGGAATGCCATTGCGGCCATCTATCGTTTCGAAATGGCACGCACCTTCCGCACGTTGGTGCAGTCGGTCATCTCGCCTGTGCTGTCGACTTCGCTTTATTTCATCGTGTTCGGCGCGGCCATTGGATCGCGCATCGATCAGGTCGAGGGCGTAAGCTATGGCGCGTTCATCGTGCCGGGCCTGATCATGCTGACGGTGCTGACGCAAAGTACCTCGAACGCGTCTTTCGGGATCTATTTCCCCAAGTTCATCGGCACGGTTTACGAATTGCTTTCGGCGCCAATCTCGTTCTTCGAAATCGTCATTGGCTATGTCGGCGCGGCGGCAACAAAGGCGTTCATGATCGGTATGATCATCCTTGTGACCGCGCATTTCTTCGTCGACTTGACCATCGCGCATCCGGTCTGGATGCTGCTGTTTCTGGTTCTGACCTGTATCAGTTTCGCCCTTCTGGGCTTCATCATCGGGATCTGGGCGGGCAATTTCGAACAACTGCAGCTGGTGCCGATGCTGGTGATCACGCCACTCGTGTTCCTTGGAGGCTCGTTCTATTCGATCTCGATGCTGCCACCTGTGTGGCAGACGATCACGTTGTTCAACCCAGTGGTCTATCTGATCTCGGGCTTCCGCTGGGCGTTCTTTGGGCAAGCCGATGTGGCGCTGGGGTGGTCCTTTGCAGCGATCATTCTGTTTATGTCGGCCTGTCTGTTCACCATCGGCTGGATCTTCCGGTCGGGATACAAATTGCGCAGTTGA
- a CDS encoding ABC transporter ATP-binding protein has product MATILNVSGVTKTYEGGHQALKGVDLEIDEGEILALLGPNGAGKTTLISIICGISTLTSGSITVAGFDHMKDFREARNLIGLVPQEINLEPFETVMNSVRFSRGLFGKPRDDARIEEILKLLSLHDKKDNRIMTLSGGMKRRVLIAKALCHDPKILFLDEPTAGVDVELRKDMWEIVGQLKEAGVTVILTTHYIEEAEAMADRIGVISNGEILLIEEKDALIKRLGQKELLIELDAPIEAVPEALADYPLTVSDGGGLVYTYDAQAGSTGITGLLADLREAGLHLADLSTRQSSLEDIFVDLVKEDVA; this is encoded by the coding sequence ATGGCAACCATCCTAAACGTCAGCGGCGTGACCAAGACCTATGAAGGCGGGCACCAAGCGCTGAAAGGCGTCGATCTTGAGATCGACGAGGGCGAGATCCTTGCCCTTCTCGGTCCGAACGGAGCCGGGAAAACAACTCTAATATCAATTATTTGTGGGATTTCGACGCTCACCTCAGGGTCGATCACTGTCGCGGGCTTCGACCACATGAAAGACTTCCGCGAAGCGCGCAACCTGATCGGGTTGGTGCCACAGGAAATCAATCTGGAGCCGTTCGAGACGGTCATGAACTCGGTTCGCTTTTCGCGTGGTCTCTTTGGTAAGCCACGCGACGATGCGCGGATTGAGGAAATCCTGAAGCTTCTCAGCTTGCATGATAAGAAAGACAACCGGATCATGACGCTGTCGGGCGGGATGAAGCGGCGCGTGCTGATCGCCAAAGCGCTGTGCCATGACCCCAAAATTCTGTTTCTGGATGAACCCACGGCGGGCGTTGACGTCGAGTTGCGTAAAGATATGTGGGAGATCGTCGGCCAGCTGAAAGAGGCTGGTGTAACGGTCATCCTGACCACCCACTATATCGAAGAAGCCGAGGCGATGGCGGACCGGATCGGTGTGATCTCGAATGGGGAAATCCTGTTGATTGAAGAGAAAGACGCGCTGATCAAACGGCTTGGCCAGAAAGAACTTCTGATCGAGTTGGATGCGCCGATTGAAGCCGTGCCTGAAGCATTGGCGGACTATCCGTTGACTGTCTCGGATGGCGGTGGGCTGGTTTACACCTATGATGCGCAGGCGGGCAGCACCGGGATCACTGGATTGCTGGCAGACCTGCGCGAAGCGGGGCTGCATCTGGCGGACCTATCGACACGCCAAAGCTCGCTTGAAGACATCTTTGTCGATCTGGTGAAGGAGGACGTGGCATGA
- a CDS encoding methylated-DNA--[protein]-cysteine S-methyltransferase — translation MNIAVVDSPVGRLGVVEEGGSIVRLVWDAEPEGEQTPVLTEAQSQLTAYFEGRLTKFNLPTLVHGSDFQRAVCDAMSAIPFGETLTYGDIAKLTGNSAQAVGNACGANPIPIIIPCHRVMGAGGKLVGFSGAGGVETKVQLLRLEGAAGLLI, via the coding sequence ATGAATATTGCGGTGGTGGATAGCCCGGTTGGGCGTTTGGGAGTTGTGGAAGAGGGCGGCAGTATTGTCCGGCTGGTTTGGGATGCTGAGCCTGAAGGCGAGCAAACGCCGGTGCTGACTGAAGCGCAATCTCAGCTCACCGCGTATTTCGAAGGTCGACTGACCAAGTTTAACTTGCCGACTTTGGTTCATGGCAGTGATTTTCAGCGCGCGGTTTGTGATGCCATGTCTGCCATTCCCTTCGGTGAAACGCTGACATACGGCGACATCGCGAAACTGACGGGCAATTCGGCTCAGGCGGTCGGCAACGCTTGTGGCGCGAACCCGATACCGATCATTATCCCCTGTCATCGGGTGATGGGGGCAGGCGGTAAACTGGTCGGGTTCTCCGGTGCTGGTGGGGTCGAGACGAAAGTTCAGCTGCTGCGCCTTGAAGGTGCCGCAGGTTTGCTTATCTGA